In Verrucomicrobiia bacterium, a single window of DNA contains:
- a CDS encoding Ig-like domain-containing protein produces the protein MHSIRRGVASGFPWCVLGLFFCLNGPIQGHGQAAAGAGPRLSIRALDAFDFRLSWPAEPAGFGVEEAASLLPPIAWTPVSATPAVEAGEMTVRLAFGPQARFFRLRTMTAPLTTIASTSPARGESGVAVTRETVVRFSAPLAASAQITTDQFHAEFGGRRILGRVEIGGDRRTATLFHLEPLPGSARIRVTLMGEGLTDGLGRPLDANGDGEPGGTAVFDFTTLSLSSVPNTAVTGRVLASETGLGPDGQPINRPLAGAIVTLDGREQSVRATTEEDGSFILSPVPAGEFFVHIDGRTAEGSAYPNGSFYPSVGKSWTAVAGRTNLAGGTGEVYLPRIIAGTLQPVSMTADTEIAFPAETLREHPELAGVTVTVPANALFADDGRRGGLAGIAPVPSDRLPGLLPVGLGFPLVITIQTDGALNFDRPAPVRFPNLPDPVTGEVLPPGAKTGLWSFNHDTGRWELQGSMTISADGRLAVSDPGVGVTAPGWHGTNPNTEGGGGGGGGPRNPRDPRDPDDPDDPDDDPVDPCDLERKKLLLSDGQCALSLLSAIPVFGCGVSFFAGGVSAAADCAVDYDSCGGSVLGNVATSLIGCVPVIGGATSASMTCLFGRENAYVRYRLCRDAPRSVLALHGLDPRPSVVVPPGAIPSGLLFEQARLWSDSADFFAALYGSSKWSVIPPEGAVAAHAILGAVRQASQISSPAGVRISPEERDAIVAMPRPPGIAMSDVLAVIDRKDRMNAGLLTPAELNLPAIRETAETLLQTALTLEARGWETTLDYFEHALKLADDQDAAFHGHRSAGGRAALASPSPTSARPYELRPSVFYKITNTQNGFAQRGRLGPNGEFNSLILVAEAIYLVQYADPHSLETAVTVFRAARAGNFTTIPRAIFSPEDSADSDGDGLPDDLEDVLGTNPANPDTDGDGIPDGVEVRNGTDPLDGLPMATGVLASVDTPGTAMDLGIGNQLAVVADQSQGIAVIDISNPLSPLHLAQVPFERSVQLVAVSGPTALVGLPTQVAVVDLSAPASPRVTHRFDTFFTVTAVGVRGVYGYAGLQNGWVRKYDLRTGAMLWEWTGDGRPVDQVTATRGMIFVLTRNALHILSDAPGPPTPIGTVAVPGDIPVLVPGRPLFVGDDHAVVGHNRGYAIIDIRDPTAPVVVGAADETQLSVWNLASTGSGMMLAATAPWGVGATALRLTLYDATDPGVAGQVLTTFDTPGDSRKPVLHNGLALIADSGAGLQVFNYLPADLAGVPPSVSLHPIFDPAGPEGDSVEPIWVSVRATDDVQVRDVELYLDGERIQVDGTYPFEFGFLAPLRSATRSEFTLRARATDTGGAFAWSDPLIVPALVDRVPPTVRAVHPATNAVVRSGTLSRLWATVSEPLDPATVNASTFRLFEAGPDGNPNTADDLAIAGAVGFEAATRTAFLQTALPLPQGSYTAVLSAGLADRSGNTLPQEVRWSFQARDTNTWIAATGGNWNVAANWSMGAIRAGDDLVIDVPDAEITTQVTTGFFPVRSLLSQERFTFQGGRIGVSDEAILNGLFVWSSGSFEGTRGIVRARGGLRMEGTSSRSIHTLTVVNEGPALWTGGGLTLFQEAGFQNGASGMLEIVNSEFLAMATSSDTALGFQNRGTVVKRGTGLVRFGGMAFRNPGQLDIEEGGIEFFETRFAGTGQVRVRMGATWSIAASVPAMAGWPRIEGGLTLDEGGVLSVSGSRFVAEPGSRIAGAGQVLVRGGGFTGFTASEIDVHGAYDVGSTTVEARSKARFHGDARTVELLLKDAGTELGGMGTVEVTDRIVWTGGDMAGGGTTRILGTLEIDAVNALSLNHRTLEILGTVTTRGPQPFSLFPGRRAHIDVLPGAIWRHGDGFRIAANPVSDDFRFTNAGSFLQEGDGESRVDLHVVNEGLFAVAAGRLTVGGTFQQTADGTLALEILAPPAEPASAGRLAVIRSVTLAGQLEIRRPGNFVPVVGAIYPVLTGASRAGEFESLTGLDIAPDRRFEIEYTATGLELHVRPRP, from the coding sequence ATGCATTCCATTCGGCGTGGGGTGGCGTCGGGATTCCCTTGGTGCGTCCTCGGGTTGTTCTTCTGCCTGAATGGTCCGATCCAGGGTCACGGGCAGGCCGCCGCTGGCGCCGGGCCCCGGCTGTCCATCCGGGCGCTCGATGCCTTCGATTTCCGCCTGTCATGGCCGGCCGAACCGGCGGGATTCGGGGTGGAGGAAGCCGCCTCGCTGTTGCCGCCGATCGCGTGGACTCCCGTCTCGGCGACCCCGGCGGTGGAGGCCGGGGAGATGACGGTGCGCCTCGCGTTCGGACCGCAGGCGCGGTTCTTCCGGCTGCGGACCATGACAGCTCCGCTCACGACGATCGCCTCGACGTCGCCCGCCCGGGGCGAGAGCGGCGTGGCCGTGACGCGCGAGACCGTCGTGCGTTTCTCCGCTCCGCTGGCGGCCTCCGCGCAGATCACGACGGATCAGTTCCATGCGGAGTTTGGCGGACGCCGGATCCTCGGCCGGGTCGAGATCGGCGGCGACCGGCGCACGGCCACTCTGTTCCATCTGGAACCGCTCCCTGGCAGCGCGCGCATCCGGGTCACGTTGATGGGCGAGGGGTTGACCGACGGGCTGGGCCGTCCGCTGGACGCCAATGGCGACGGGGAACCGGGCGGCACGGCGGTGTTCGATTTCACCACGCTCAGCCTGAGCAGCGTGCCGAACACGGCAGTGACCGGGCGGGTGTTGGCTTCGGAGACCGGCCTTGGGCCCGACGGACAGCCCATCAACCGTCCCCTCGCCGGCGCGATCGTCACGCTCGACGGACGGGAGCAATCGGTCCGCGCGACCACGGAGGAGGACGGGAGCTTCATCTTGAGCCCGGTGCCGGCGGGGGAGTTCTTCGTGCATATCGATGGCCGGACCGCCGAGGGCAGCGCGTATCCGAACGGATCGTTCTATCCGTCGGTCGGCAAGTCGTGGACCGCGGTGGCGGGAAGGACCAACCTGGCGGGCGGCACCGGGGAGGTCTATCTGCCGCGGATCATCGCGGGCACGCTGCAACCGGTCAGCATGACGGCGGACACGGAGATCGCGTTTCCCGCGGAGACCCTTCGGGAGCACCCGGAACTGGCCGGGGTCACGGTGACGGTCCCCGCCAACGCGCTGTTTGCCGATGACGGACGCCGCGGCGGGTTGGCGGGGATCGCGCCGGTGCCTTCGGATCGACTGCCCGGACTGTTGCCCGTAGGACTGGGGTTCCCCCTGGTCATCACCATCCAGACCGACGGCGCGCTCAACTTCGACAGGCCCGCGCCGGTCCGCTTTCCGAACCTCCCCGATCCTGTCACGGGGGAGGTCCTGCCGCCCGGGGCAAAGACGGGCCTGTGGAGTTTCAACCACGACACCGGGCGATGGGAGCTCCAGGGATCGATGACCATCAGCGCCGACGGGCGCCTCGCGGTGAGCGACCCGGGCGTGGGCGTCACGGCGCCCGGGTGGCATGGGACCAATCCAAACACCGAGGGGGGCGGCGGAGGCGGTGGAGGCCCGCGGAATCCGCGGGATCCGCGGGATCCCGACGACCCGGACGATCCGGACGACGATCCGGTCGATCCCTGCGATCTCGAGCGCAAGAAGCTGCTGCTTTCCGATGGCCAGTGCGCCTTGTCGCTGCTCTCGGCGATTCCGGTGTTTGGTTGCGGGGTGAGTTTCTTCGCGGGCGGCGTGAGTGCAGCCGCCGATTGTGCGGTCGATTACGATTCCTGCGGAGGTTCGGTGCTGGGCAATGTGGCGACGAGCCTGATCGGGTGTGTTCCGGTGATTGGCGGGGCGACTTCGGCTTCGATGACCTGCCTGTTTGGGCGCGAGAACGCCTATGTGCGCTATCGGTTGTGCCGCGACGCCCCGCGGTCGGTGTTGGCGCTGCACGGCCTCGATCCCAGGCCATCGGTGGTCGTGCCTCCGGGCGCCATTCCCTCGGGACTGCTCTTCGAACAGGCGCGACTTTGGTCCGACTCGGCGGATTTCTTCGCGGCGCTGTACGGAAGTTCCAAGTGGAGTGTCATCCCTCCCGAAGGCGCCGTCGCCGCGCATGCGATCCTCGGTGCCGTCCGGCAGGCGAGCCAGATCTCGAGTCCCGCGGGTGTCCGCATTTCGCCGGAAGAACGGGACGCGATTGTGGCCATGCCCCGTCCGCCTGGGATCGCGATGAGCGACGTCCTAGCGGTGATCGACCGGAAGGACCGGATGAACGCCGGGTTGCTCACCCCGGCCGAGTTGAACCTGCCGGCGATCCGCGAGACGGCGGAGACGCTCCTTCAGACGGCGCTGACCCTTGAGGCCCGGGGCTGGGAGACGACTCTCGACTACTTCGAACACGCTCTGAAGCTGGCGGACGATCAGGATGCGGCCTTTCACGGTCACCGTTCCGCGGGCGGTCGCGCCGCCCTCGCCTCGCCCTCGCCCACCTCGGCGCGGCCGTATGAACTTCGTCCGTCGGTGTTCTACAAGATCACCAACACGCAGAACGGCTTTGCCCAGCGCGGACGTCTCGGGCCCAACGGCGAGTTCAACAGCCTGATTCTCGTCGCCGAGGCGATTTACCTCGTTCAATACGCAGACCCGCACTCTCTCGAGACTGCGGTCACCGTGTTCCGAGCCGCTCGGGCCGGGAATTTCACCACGATCCCGCGCGCCATCTTTTCTCCGGAGGATTCCGCGGATTCCGACGGCGACGGCCTCCCTGACGATCTCGAGGACGTTCTCGGCACCAACCCGGCCAACCCGGACACCGACGGCGACGGGATCCCGGATGGCGTGGAGGTGCGGAACGGAACGGATCCACTCGACGGCCTGCCCATGGCGACCGGGGTCCTGGCTTCGGTGGACACTCCGGGGACCGCAATGGACCTCGGGATCGGGAACCAACTGGCGGTGGTGGCGGATCAGTCGCAGGGGATCGCCGTGATCGACATCTCCAATCCTTTGAGCCCGCTGCACCTCGCTCAGGTGCCTTTCGAACGTTCGGTGCAGTTGGTGGCGGTTTCAGGTCCCACCGCTCTGGTGGGCCTCCCGACCCAGGTGGCCGTGGTTGACCTGAGCGCACCGGCGAGTCCACGAGTCACCCATCGGTTCGACACGTTCTTCACGGTAACAGCAGTCGGCGTCCGTGGGGTGTACGGGTACGCAGGCCTGCAGAACGGATGGGTGCGGAAATACGACCTTCGCACGGGCGCCATGCTTTGGGAGTGGACCGGGGACGGTCGGCCCGTTGATCAAGTCACCGCCACGCGCGGCATGATCTTCGTGCTCACGCGCAACGCATTGCACATTCTCAGCGACGCACCCGGCCCGCCCACGCCGATCGGGACCGTGGCCGTCCCGGGCGACATTCCTGTTCTTGTGCCCGGGCGCCCTCTCTTCGTGGGCGATGACCATGCGGTGGTGGGCCACAACCGGGGTTACGCGATCATCGACATTCGCGATCCGACGGCGCCTGTCGTCGTGGGCGCGGCGGACGAAACGCAGTTGTCCGTTTGGAACCTGGCCTCGACGGGTTCGGGGATGATGCTGGCAGCGACCGCCCCGTGGGGTGTTGGCGCCACCGCGCTGCGATTGACGCTCTACGATGCCACGGACCCCGGGGTGGCGGGCCAGGTGCTGACCACCTTCGACACGCCGGGAGACTCGAGGAAGCCCGTCCTCCACAACGGCCTTGCGCTGATCGCCGATTCGGGCGCCGGACTGCAGGTCTTCAACTACCTTCCGGCCGACCTCGCGGGAGTGCCGCCCAGCGTTTCACTGCACCCCATCTTCGACCCGGCCGGGCCCGAGGGCGACTCCGTCGAACCCATCTGGGTGTCGGTTCGGGCCACCGACGATGTCCAGGTCCGCGATGTGGAGTTGTACCTCGACGGCGAACGCATCCAGGTGGACGGCACGTATCCGTTCGAGTTCGGGTTCCTCGCGCCGTTGCGCTCGGCGACCCGGAGTGAGTTCACGCTCCGGGCCAGGGCGACCGACACGGGAGGCGCCTTCGCCTGGAGCGACCCGCTCATCGTGCCGGCGCTGGTGGATCGGGTTCCGCCCACGGTTCGCGCGGTGCATCCGGCAACCAACGCGGTGGTACGCAGCGGCACGTTGTCGCGCCTGTGGGCGACGGTCAGCGAACCGCTCGACCCGGCAACCGTGAATGCGTCCACGTTCCGGTTGTTCGAGGCCGGCCCCGACGGGAATCCAAACACCGCCGATGACCTCGCGATCGCCGGTGCGGTGGGGTTCGAGGCCGCGACGAGAACCGCATTCCTCCAGACGGCGCTTCCTTTGCCGCAGGGTTCGTACACCGCCGTGTTGTCCGCGGGCCTCGCCGATCGTTCGGGGAACACGCTTCCGCAGGAGGTGCGATGGTCATTCCAGGCCCGCGACACCAATACCTGGATCGCGGCCACGGGCGGGAACTGGAATGTCGCCGCCAACTGGTCGATGGGGGCCATTCGCGCCGGAGACGATCTTGTGATCGACGTGCCGGACGCCGAGATCACCACCCAGGTCACGACCGGCTTCTTCCCCGTCCGGAGCCTCCTTTCGCAGGAGCGGTTCACCTTCCAGGGGGGCCGGATCGGCGTCAGCGATGAGGCCATCCTCAACGGGTTGTTCGTGTGGTCGAGCGGTTCCTTCGAGGGAACGCGGGGCATCGTGCGCGCCCGCGGCGGACTGCGCATGGAAGGCACTTCCAGTCGCTCGATCCATACCCTGACGGTGGTCAACGAGGGACCGGCCCTGTGGACCGGGGGCGGGCTCACCCTGTTCCAGGAAGCCGGGTTCCAGAATGGCGCCTCGGGGATGCTCGAGATCGTCAACAGCGAGTTCCTCGCGATGGCGACGAGTTCCGACACCGCCTTGGGCTTCCAGAATCGGGGCACCGTCGTGAAGCGCGGGACGGGCCTCGTGCGGTTTGGCGGCATGGCGTTCCGCAACCCCGGCCAGCTCGACATCGAGGAGGGCGGGATCGAGTTCTTCGAGACGCGCTTCGCCGGAACCGGCCAGGTGCGCGTGCGGATGGGTGCCACATGGTCGATCGCCGCATCCGTCCCCGCCATGGCCGGGTGGCCGCGGATCGAGGGGGGGCTCACGCTCGACGAAGGCGGTGTCCTGTCGGTGTCGGGTTCGCGGTTCGTCGCCGAACCCGGGTCCCGGATCGCCGGAGCCGGACAGGTTCTGGTTCGAGGAGGCGGCTTCACGGGCTTCACCGCCTCGGAGATCGATGTGCATGGTGCGTATGACGTGGGCAGCACCACCGTCGAGGCGCGATCCAAGGCGCGGTTCCACGGCGACGCCCGCACCGTAGAACTCCTGCTGAAGGATGCCGGCACCGAACTGGGTGGAATGGGCACCGTCGAAGTGACCGACCGCATCGTCTGGACGGGCGGCGACATGGCGGGCGGGGGCACCACGCGTATCCTGGGCACCCTCGAGATCGACGCCGTGAATGCCTTGTCCCTGAACCATCGCACCCTCGAGATCCTCGGGACCGTGACGACCCGGGGTCCGCAACCCTTCTCCTTGTTCCCCGGCCGGCGCGCCCATATCGATGTCCTGCCCGGGGCGATCTGGAGGCACGGCGACGGCTTCCGGATCGCCGCCAATCCGGTCTCCGATGATTTCCGGTTCACCAATGCCGGTTCGTTCCTGCAGGAGGGCGATGGGGAGAGCCGCGTGGACCTGCACGTGGTCAATGAAGGCCTCTTCGCCGTCGCGGCCGGCCGATTGACGGTGGGCGGCACCTTCCAACAAACCGCTGACGGGACGCTCGCCCTGGAGATCCTGGCGCCCCCGGCGGAACCGGCTTCCGCCGGGCGTCTCGCGGTGATCCGTTCCGTCACCCTGGCTGGGCAGCTTGAGATCCGCCGACCCGGGAATTTCGTGCCGGTGGTGGGCGCCATCTATCCCGTCCTCACCGGGGCATCCCGCGCTGGGGAATTCGAGTCCCTGACAGGGCTGGACATCGCTCCCGACCGGAGGTTTGAAATCGAATACACCGCCACAGGCTTGGAACTGCACGTGCGCCCCCGCCCGTGA
- a CDS encoding redoxin domain-containing protein has protein sequence MTTVLALGAAAAFGAAKVGSKAPEFTGTDILGKAHSLSDYRGKVVVIESYNQDCPFVVHHYKDGAMQELQAELTGKGVVWLIVNSTHARNSSYRTPSKAQAEWEKLKIKATAWLDDNAGTIGKAYGMRTTPHMFVVTRDGALAYDGAIDDNPSPSGDPRKARNFVREAVEAVLAGTEVAVKQTRPYGCGVKY, from the coding sequence TTGACGACGGTTCTGGCGCTGGGAGCGGCGGCGGCATTCGGTGCGGCGAAAGTGGGCTCGAAGGCGCCGGAGTTCACAGGGACGGACATCCTGGGAAAGGCGCATTCGCTTTCGGACTATCGGGGCAAGGTGGTGGTGATCGAGTCGTACAACCAGGATTGCCCGTTCGTGGTTCATCACTACAAGGACGGCGCCATGCAGGAGCTTCAGGCGGAGCTGACGGGCAAGGGGGTGGTGTGGTTGATCGTCAACTCGACGCATGCCAGGAACTCCAGCTACCGCACGCCATCGAAGGCGCAGGCGGAATGGGAGAAACTGAAGATCAAGGCGACGGCGTGGCTGGATGACAACGCCGGGACGATCGGGAAGGCCTACGGAATGCGCACGACGCCGCACATGTTCGTCGTGACCCGGGACGGCGCGCTCGCCTACGACGGCGCGATCGACGACAATCCGTCACCGAGCGGCGATCCAAGGAAGGCGCGGAACTTCGTGCGCGAGGCGGTTGAGGCGGTTCTGGCCGGCACCGAGGTCGCGGTGAAGCAGACGCGGCCCTACGGGTGCGGCGTGAAATACTAA